Proteins encoded by one window of Lolium rigidum isolate FL_2022 unplaced genomic scaffold, APGP_CSIRO_Lrig_0.1 contig_52411_1, whole genome shotgun sequence:
- the LOC124681695 gene encoding uncharacterized protein LOC124681695 translates to MLKEAQMQSGAGWDEKTCMIVAEKALWDNLEISFPRIGKFKRNGFPMYDSLGDLYDGQIAEGNHNFTSSSKASQLDEELEDERVQEAVSEFDEDLQILDEDPTEKKDEGTGSSANQVNVGERMEKKATGVPKKIPPKELKKPIKSDEMVQVVDSALQL, encoded by the exons ATGCTCAAGGAAGCTCAGATGCAAAGTGGCGCTGGTTGGGATGAGAAGACCTGCATGATAGTTGCTGAGAAGGCTTTGTGGGATAACCTAGAAATC TCCTTTCCAAGAATTGGGAAATTCAAGAGAAATGGCTTTCCTATGTATGATTCTCTTGGAGATCTATATGATG GCCAAATAGCTGAGGGGAATCACAATTTCACTTCAAGCTCTAAGGCATCTCAACTTGATGAAGAGTTAGAAGATGAGAGAGTGCAAGAAGCTGTGTCTGAATTTGATGAGGACTTGCAAATTCTGGATGAAGACCCTACTGAAAAGAAAGATGAGGGCACGGGAAGTTCAGCCAACCAAG TGAATGTTGGTGAAAGAATGGAGAAGAAGGCAACTGGTGTACCAAAGAAAATTCCTCCAAAGGAATTAAAGAAGCCTATTAAGAGCGATGAAATGGTGCAAGTAgtagacag TGCATTGCAactgtaa